From the genome of Pseudanabaena sp. FACHB-2040, one region includes:
- a CDS encoding ComF family protein, translated as MAMPKPGPALTVPLTQLLNVFLTSPCPLCDRTSPGGICPSCRKRLEQDRLSAPLQGLQSPLPVLAWGAYQGSLRQALGLLKYQHKPALAQLFGSYLGQCWQHQHPRLHPSQKKQPIVVPIPLHADKLSQRGFNQAELLAYWFCRLTNLPLASQGLVRVRATQAQHGLGAQARQHNLDGAFALGPAFHHHRPSGPVLLIDDIYTTGATALSAAQTLRHYGISVVGISTIARAMPSAALEQS; from the coding sequence ATGGCTATGCCTAAACCAGGGCCAGCGCTGACCGTGCCCTTGACTCAACTGCTCAATGTTTTTTTGACCTCGCCTTGCCCGCTGTGCGATCGCACCTCCCCCGGCGGCATCTGCCCCAGCTGCCGCAAACGCCTGGAGCAGGATCGTCTGTCGGCCCCACTCCAGGGACTGCAGTCACCTCTGCCGGTGTTAGCCTGGGGCGCTTACCAGGGATCTCTGCGGCAGGCCTTGGGATTGCTCAAATATCAGCATAAGCCTGCTCTGGCTCAGCTTTTTGGGAGCTATTTGGGGCAGTGCTGGCAGCACCAGCACCCCAGGTTACACCCGTCTCAGAAAAAACAGCCCATTGTCGTGCCCATTCCCCTACACGCCGATAAATTGAGCCAGCGAGGCTTTAACCAGGCTGAACTTTTGGCCTACTGGTTCTGCCGCCTGACCAACCTGCCCTTGGCTTCTCAGGGGCTAGTGCGGGTGCGGGCGACTCAGGCCCAGCATGGTTTGGGTGCCCAGGCCAGACAGCACAACCTAGACGGAGCCTTTGCCCTGGGGCCAGCCTTTCATCACCATCGTCCCTCAGGGCCAGTTTTGCTGATTGACGATATTTACACTACTGGCGCTACGGCCCTCTCAGCCGCCCAAACGCTTAGGCATTACGGTATTTCTGTCGTTGGGATAAGCACGATCGCTCGGGCTATGCCCTCAGCTGCACTAGAGCAGTCTTGA